A stretch of DNA from Thermanaerosceptrum fracticalcis:
GGATAGGGCCGTCGGCACTTAGTTCGATGGATGAACCCTGGATAAAGGTACCACCGGCCATGATAACTTCGTTCGTATAACCGGGTAAAAGGGCGGGTTCTGGTCTGGCGGAAGAGTCTACGGGAGAAGCCTTCTGTAAGCCGCGGCAAAAGGCAATCATTTTTTCTTTACTGCCTAGCTGGATGGCCTGAATAATATCAGTACGTTTCTCCTTTGCTGAAGGATTGACAGTATAACCCAGGAGTTCAAAAAATTTGGCTGCCAGAACAGCACCTTTGACGGCCTCTCCCACGATGTGAGGTGCCATGAATAAACCTTGAAAAGCGGTATGGTTAAAGTTAAGACTCGCACCGACACCAAGGCCTATACCGGGTGCCGATAAACGTGTAGCACTGTTATTGATAAGAGTTTCTTTGCCCACCAGGTATCCTCCCGTTAAAGCCAAGCCGCCGCCGGGATTTTTAATCAGTGAACCTGCCACCAGGTCGGCTCCAATTTCAATGGGCTCCCGGGTTTCTACAAATTCACCGTAACAATTGTCAACGAAACAGATTACCTGGGGAAAACGGGCTTTGATGGTACAAATCGCACTCTCTAAGGTTTCAATAGCGAAAGAAGGACGCCAGTCATATCCCCTGGAACGTTGAAACAGGAGGATTTTCGTGCGCTCGGTAATATGCCTGAACAATGTTTCCAGGTCTATTTTATTATCTGGAGTGAGGGGGATTTCCGTATATTCTACACCATTATGGATGAGAGAACCATACTCTCCATGCAAGCCAATGACTTTTAACAGGGTATCATAGGGTCTGCCGGTAACGGCAATAATTTCATCACCTCTTTGCAGGTTGCCCAGTAACCCTATGGCAATGGCATGGGTACCTGAGACGATTTGGACCCGGACAAGGGCCTTTTCGGCCCGGAAAAGAGAGGCAAAAACATCTTCCAGGGTATCACGTCCACTGTCCCCATACCCGTAGCCGGTAGAACCGTGAAAATGAAAATCACTCACATTATTGGCCTGAAAGGCTCTTAATACTTTGAGTTGGTTCATTTGAGCTGTTTCTGTGATAGCTTCAAAATACGGTTGACATGCGCTATAGGCCTCTTCCAAAGCTTTTAGGATGTGATCGTCAATATGATAATCCTCTTTCAAGGATTGAGAGAAACTGGACATAATTTACTCCTTCTGCCATATATAGTGCTGTAATTTATTTAACCAGGGTTGTGAAAGATAGGCATCGCATAGGATACCCTCCGCCACATATTCTGTTTGAATGACTTCTCCTTCATGATATAGGGTGTTGAGCAGGGCGGTTTGGTTAAAAGGTATTAATAATCTTACTTGCAGGGGTTTGTTGGGTAAGTGAGCATTAATTAACTCCAGGAGCTCAGGGAGATTGGTCCCTTTTAAAGCTGAAATGGGGATAACTGCTTCATACTTCCCCGCTACCGGCAATACCTCTAAGGGGTCTTTTACCAGATCCCACTTGTTTAAAACAAGGATGGTGGGCTTCGTAAGGACCTTTAATTCCTCCAAGACACGGTTAACCGCCGTAATTTGTCCTTCATAAGAGGGATGACTGGCATCTACCACGTGCAAAAGCAGGTCTGCATGAACAACCTCTTCCAGGGTAGCACGGAAAGCAGCTACCAGTTGGTGAGGAAGTTTGTTGATAAAGCCAACGGTATCGGTTAACAACACTTCTCGCTGTTTCAACTGGAGCCGGCGGGTGGTGGGGTCTAAAGTAGCAAATAGTTTGTTTTCCGCCAGCACGTTGGCCTGGGTCAGGGCGTTTAACAAGGTGGATTTGCCTGCATTGGTATAACCTACCAGGGCTACTACAGGTATTTGGGTATGTTCACGCTGCTGTCGCAGGATACCTCTTTGTTTTTTTATTTCTTCTATCTCTTTTTGCAGGTCGCGAATGCGTAAACGAATTCTTCTCCTGTCCGTTTCCAGCTTGGTTTCACCGGGGCCTCTGGTACCGATTCCCCCTCCCAAACGGGATAGGCTGGTACCCTGACCCGTTAAACGAGGAAGCATATAGTTCAACTGGGCTAACTCCACCTGGAGCTTTCCTTCTTTGGTTTTGGCCCTGTCGGCAAAAATTTGTAAGATCAGGGCAGTCCGGTCAATCACGCGGGAGCCCAGGGATTCTTCCAGGTTATTTTGCTGCCTGGGTGATAGTTCGTCATCAAAGATAATGACATCAAGCTTGTGCTGCTGCCGGAGCAAAGCCAGTTCCTTTACTTTTCCCGTTCCGATATATAAAGCGGGATCGGGCTTATCCCTGGAGAGAAGGATTTTACCGGTTATTTCCGCACCTGCGGTCTTGGCCAGTTCTTCCAACTCAACCAGTGATTCTTCGGGAGACAGTAAACCGGTATCTTGTTTTTTTAGACCCACCAGGAGAACCCTTTCCTGCTCCTGCTTCACCAGATAAGCGGGAGGTTTAGAAATGGCTTTATCAATTTCCTGCAAGATCTCAGTAAAAGGGAATTTGTCTATTTGCTCAAGACTGAAAGGCCCATAGACTTTAAAGCTTTCCAGATTGGGCTCAAGAAAAGCAACGTTAATGGAGGTAACTTTGTCTTCACTTATGCCAATGGCTACCATGGCGTCAAGACGAAACTCCCGTAAACTGGTCAAGTCAGGTTCACTTAAAGTGCTGTCGCCGCTGGGATGGGTATGTATACATCTCAGACCCGAGAGGCGGTCTTCTCCCCGGCGGAGATTTTCTTTAATTAAAGGCGTGGTTTTATCATCACCTATCATGACATGCAGCACATAGCCGTGACGGTCAAGATAAACACCTATCTCCCGGTTGATTTTAAAGGTGAGAAAGGCCAATTGTTCCGCCAGTTCCGGACTTACCAGGAGGTCTTTGGGAAAAGTTGTTTCCGCCAGTTTCTCCAGTTGCAGCATTACATCTTTACGAATGTTTGTTGTATTGCCATAAAGAGCCACCTGTTACTCCTCCCTTTTTAGCCCTGGCACGGAAAAACACTCCTTAAAAGGAGTGTCAGCTTTGCACAAATTATAGCATACGGGAGGGGTAATTTCCAGTTATTTCGCTTTTTAAGGAATTACCCCAAGAAAGACACCTAACCAAATGACAAAGAAAAAAACAAGCAAAAGAGTACGGTGAAGCAAGCGGGGGTTTTTGGAAAACAGCCTGGGTAAACTTAAAATGAAACTTAAACCCGCCATTAAAACCAGGGCCGGGTAATTTTCCGTGAACAGTGAAACAAGGGATAAAAAAGCCAAAAATAAGACAGTAAAATAAAACAAGTAGTTTTTCTTCTTCTCTCTTTTTGTGCGTCTGCTGGGTAAACTCACATAATCCCCCTCCTCATCCCTAGTATTACACAACAAACCAGGTAATAAATCATCGGGAGGTATAGTGAGAAAGATATTATAAGCTTTCTGCAGCCAACTTGATGTCACTGGCGATGATGAAAATTAACTCTTCCCTGGAGAGGCTGCTTTCCCCCACTAAACGAACAGCCTGCTGGCGCAGGGCTTTTTCTATAAAATTCCGGACCAGGCGCGCATTGCCGCTGTGTTCATGGGATTTGGCCAATTTTTCGGTCAGTAATCGCTCCAGCTCGTTTTTCCCGTCTTCACTGAGTTTATACTGTCTTTTTGTTAACATTTGCTCAGCAATGGCCAGGAGTTCCCGGATGTTATAATCAGGAAAATCAATATGGATGGGAAAACGGGACCTTAGCCCGGGGTTAGTTTCCAAAAACCAGTTCATTTCCTGCTTGTAGCCGGCCAGGATGAGAATGAGATTGTCTTTATTGTCCTCCATGGTCTTCACCATAGTGTCGATGGCTTCTTTGCCAAAATCCTTTTCTCCTCCGCGGGCCAGTGAGTATGCCTCGTCAATGAAGAGGATACCGCCCAGGGCCCTTTTAAGCTGTTCCCGCGTTTTTAAAGCAGTATGTCCAATATATTCTCCCACCAGGTCCGCCCGTTCCACTTCGATAACGTGTCCTTTCTGCAAGATACCCATTTCTTTAAAAAGGCGCCCCACGATTCTGGCCACCGTTGTTTTACCTGTTCCGGGATTGCCGCGAAAAATCATATGGAGAACCAGGGGTTCAGTGATTAAATTTTCTTTCGCTCTTCTTTTTTGAATTTCCACAAAAGCCTGTATTTCCATGATCAACTTTTTAACAGAATCAAGGCCTACCAGAGAATCCAGTTCCTGCAAAATCCCTTCTACTCTTTTACGCCTTGTCAGTTCAACTTCACTGACGGGGGGTGTTTTTTCCAATTGTTTGAACATATTAAGATTGGAAAGCTTCACCGTGGCCTTGGCAGGTTTTGTAACAATTAGTTCGGGGGG
This window harbors:
- the hflX gene encoding GTPase HflX, with translation MALYGNTTNIRKDVMLQLEKLAETTFPKDLLVSPELAEQLAFLTFKINREIGVYLDRHGYVLHVMIGDDKTTPLIKENLRRGEDRLSGLRCIHTHPSGDSTLSEPDLTSLREFRLDAMVAIGISEDKVTSINVAFLEPNLESFKVYGPFSLEQIDKFPFTEILQEIDKAISKPPAYLVKQEQERVLLVGLKKQDTGLLSPEESLVELEELAKTAGAEITGKILLSRDKPDPALYIGTGKVKELALLRQQHKLDVIIFDDELSPRQQNNLEESLGSRVIDRTALILQIFADRAKTKEGKLQVELAQLNYMLPRLTGQGTSLSRLGGGIGTRGPGETKLETDRRRIRLRIRDLQKEIEEIKKQRGILRQQREHTQIPVVALVGYTNAGKSTLLNALTQANVLAENKLFATLDPTTRRLQLKQREVLLTDTVGFINKLPHQLVAAFRATLEEVVHADLLLHVVDASHPSYEGQITAVNRVLEELKVLTKPTILVLNKWDLVKDPLEVLPVAGKYEAVIPISALKGTNLPELLELINAHLPNKPLQVRLLIPFNQTALLNTLYHEGEVIQTEYVAEGILCDAYLSQPWLNKLQHYIWQKE
- a CDS encoding aminotransferase class I/II-fold pyridoxal phosphate-dependent enzyme, with product MSSFSQSLKEDYHIDDHILKALEEAYSACQPYFEAITETAQMNQLKVLRAFQANNVSDFHFHGSTGYGYGDSGRDTLEDVFASLFRAEKALVRVQIVSGTHAIAIGLLGNLQRGDEIIAVTGRPYDTLLKVIGLHGEYGSLIHNGVEYTEIPLTPDNKIDLETLFRHITERTKILLFQRSRGYDWRPSFAIETLESAICTIKARFPQVICFVDNCYGEFVETREPIEIGADLVAGSLIKNPGGGLALTGGYLVGKETLINNSATRLSAPGIGLGVGASLNFNHTAFQGLFMAPHIVGEAVKGAVLAAKFFELLGYTVNPSAKEKRTDIIQAIQLGSKEKMIAFCRGLQKASPVDSSARPEPALLPGYTNEVIMAGGTFIQGSSIELSADGPIRPPFNIYLQGGLNLAHIKIGLVLAAQEILHT
- a CDS encoding AAA family ATPase, with translation MAMKLSFHPQKKNEPPELIVTKPAKATVKLSNLNMFKQLEKTPPVSEVELTRRKRVEGILQELDSLVGLDSVKKLIMEIQAFVEIQKRRAKENLITEPLVLHMIFRGNPGTGKTTVARIVGRLFKEMGILQKGHVIEVERADLVGEYIGHTALKTREQLKRALGGILFIDEAYSLARGGEKDFGKEAIDTMVKTMEDNKDNLILILAGYKQEMNWFLETNPGLRSRFPIHIDFPDYNIRELLAIAEQMLTKRQYKLSEDGKNELERLLTEKLAKSHEHSGNARLVRNFIEKALRQQAVRLVGESSLSREELIFIIASDIKLAAESL